A portion of the Malania oleifera isolate guangnan ecotype guangnan chromosome 3, ASM2987363v1, whole genome shotgun sequence genome contains these proteins:
- the LOC131151305 gene encoding uncharacterized protein LOC131151305, with protein sequence MCNEEFFCKEPDEALSIFDYLDESAQQWNTHHEWALIATQPLRVISGGGRYEVKEETSLQAFDAALFKKIEVMESEKEKAKDCSICETLYHRIKDCQLLPVKINTLLLEAIQQILAYAKFLKDLCTVKRTLNLKKKAFLTKQVSALILSQTPQKLRDLVSPTISIMIGEPSIGKALLDMGSSVNLLSFSIYEWLGLSELKRTNMMQQLLDRSVKALRGVVDDVLVQVDKFYYPVDFVVLDMQQPVSTIYQASIILDVSGCDDAKTHAVDVIDNLDVSELLLVLDVDGLFENDSSEQLEEFDEKFLGSKGQIPEIDGTPHVLDASYTSSWCKPTFEAIDLLEIIKSLEEETPTLELKPLLEELK encoded by the exons ATGTGCAACGAGGAATTCTTCTgcaaggaaccagatgaggctcTATCAATCTTCGATTATTTAGAtgagagtgcccaacaatggaacacacatCATGAATGGGCACTGATAGCAACACAACCTCTTAGAGTGATCAGTGGTGGAGgcagatacgaggtcaaagaggaaactagcttaCAGGCTTTTGATGCTGCTTTGTTTAAGAAAatagaggttatggaatcagaaaaagaaaaagcTAAGGATTGCTCTATCTGTGAGACCTTATACCACAGAATTAAGGACTGTCAATTACTACCA gTGAAGATCAATACTCTACTTCTAGAGGCCATACAGCAAATCcttgcatatgcaaaatttctgaaagacctatgcacagtaaaaaggacATTGAACTTGAAGAAAAAGGCCTTCTTGACTAAGCAAGTTAGCGCGTTGATACTAAGTCAaactccacagaaacttagagaccttgtttcTCCCACTATTTCAATCATGATTGGTGAACCTAGTATCGGGAAAGCTCTACTTGAtatggggagtagtgtgaacttgctctcGTTTTCGATATATGAATGGCTGGGTTTAAGTGAGCTGAAGAGAACTAATATGATGCAACAGTTGCTAGATAGATCTGTCAAAGCTCTACGAGGCGTTGTTGACGATGTATTGGTTCAGGTTGATAAATTTTACTACCCCGTGGATTTTGTTGTTCTGGACATGCAAcagcctgtttccaccatatatcaggccTCTATCATTCTTG atgtcaGTGGGTGCGATGACGCAAAAAcacatgcagttgatgtaatagataatttggatgTTTCAGAGCTACTGTTggtacttgatgttgatggcctgtttgaaaatgactcttctgAACAACTTGAGGAATTTGATGAAAAATTTCTAGGATCGAAGGGGCAAATTCCAGAGATAGATGGTACCCCTCACGTGTTGGATGCAAGCTACACAAGTAGTTGGtgtaagcctacatttgaggccatcGATCTGCTAGAAATTATAAAGTCATTGGAAGAAGAAACTCCAACACTCGAACTAAAACCATTGCTTGAAGAGCTGAAATAG